One window from the genome of Hippocampus zosterae strain Florida chromosome 7, ASM2543408v3, whole genome shotgun sequence encodes:
- the chd4a gene encoding chromodomain-helicase-DNA-binding protein 4a has product MSGSEDDRDEYGTAPQDRLMQDDEDEEISENETQKVKKKKKAKKSRESKGSKRRSRREELPISSPEHMDVARADDEADGGHAQRSDSEGSDYTPGRKKKKRASSGKEKKRGGAGSERSSSKKKEPEPEEEDEDDDDDFSEPKSSSQLLENWGMEDIDHIFTEEDYRSLTNYKAFSQFVRPLIAAKNPKIAVSKMMMVLGAKWREFSTNNPLRGAAAANAALATANVPAAVNNMVAEAAPPPAPAPLPSEPQQPPAPPLRKAKTKEGKGPNARKKSKATQKPQDKKNNAKTKKVAPLKIKLGGFNSKRKRSSSEEDEPDVDSDFEDGSMNSVSVSEGSNSRSSRNKKKPSSKAKPKRKKAEDADGYETDHQDYCEVCQQGGEIILCDTCPRAYHMVCLDPDMEKAPEGTWSCPHCEKEGIQWEAREEPSEGEEDNGDAGETEEDDHHMEFCRVCKDGGELLCCDSCPSSYHIHCLNPPLPEIPNGEWICPRCLCPPMKGKVQKILTWQWGEPPPPTPVPRPPDLPADAPDPAPLAGRPEREFFAKWYNMSYWHCSWVTELQLELHCQVMFRNYQRKNDMDEPPPIDFGDGEEDKSDKRKNKDPMYAQLDEKFLRFGIKMEWLMIHRILNHSVDRKNNVHYLIKWRELAYDQATWEADDMDVPEFDTFKLQYWNHRELMMGDDGKPGKKIKVKGRVKRLDRPPENPVVDPTIKFDRQPEYLDSTGGTLHPYQLEGLNWLRFSWAQGTDTILADEMGLGKTVQTAVFLYSLYKEGHSKGPFLVSAPLSTIINWEREFEMWAPDMYVVTYVGDKDSRAVIRENEFSFEDNAIRGGKKASRMKKDSSIKFHVLLTSYELITIDMAILGSIDWACLVVDEAHRLKNNQSKFFRVLNNYPLQHKLLLTGTPLQNNLEELFHLLNFLTPERFSNLEGFLEEFADIAKEDQIKKLHDMLGPHMLRRLKADVFKHMPSKTELILRVELSPQQKKYYKFILTRNFEALNTKGGGNQVSLLNVVMDLKKCCNHPFLFPGAAMEAPKLPNGMYDGSSLIKAAGKLMLLQKMMRKLKEGGHRVLIFSQMTKMLDLLEDFLENEGYKYERIDGSITGGMRQEAIDRFNAPGAQQFAFLLSTRAGGLGINLATADTVIIYDSDWNPHNDIQAFSRAHRIGQNKKVMIYRFVTKASVEERITQVAKKKMMLTHLVVRPGLGSKTGSMSKQELDDILKFGTEELFKDEGEGENKEDDSSVIHYDDKAIDRLLDRNQDATDDTELQSMNEYLSSFKVAQYVVKDEDEEEEEVQREIIKQEESVDPDYWEKLLRHHYEQQQEDLARNLGKGKRIRKQVNYNDGSQEDRADWQDDQSDGQSDYSVASEEGDEDFDERSEANSRRPSRKGLRNDKDKPLPPLLARVGGNIEVLGFNSRQRKAFLNAVMRYGMPPQDAFTTQWLVRDLRGKSEKEFKAYVSLFMRHLCEPGADGAETFADGVPREGLSRQHVLTRIGVMSLIRKKVQEFEHVNGQWSLPWMAELEENKRAAQPDSPGKTPSTGTPADTQPNTPAPVDESKSDEVIRDCDKDVKKDGEADKNGKDTTKNTSEVISIPDDDDKSPAEEKKAEEPTETSKATNGEADDVKDGNKSPEGQADSASPSEAKIEGAESKSQDSVSKEEKPEKMDTTPPVDDKKAAAAKDEKEAPKAEEPSKLLNGDGSKESAAAIEEKKKVKGRFMFNIADGGFTELHSLWQNEERAATVTKKTNEIWHRRHDYWLLAGIIQHGYARWQDIQNDVKFAILNEPFKGEMNRGNFLEIKNKFLARRFKLLEQALVIEEQLRRAAYLNMSEDPSHPSMALNTRFSEVECLAESHQHLSKESMSGNKPANAVLHKVLKQLEELLSDMKADVTRLPATIARIPPVAVRLQMSERNILSRLASRGPDTHTPVQTQQMSQQ; this is encoded by the exons ATGTCTGGGAGCGAGGACGACAGGGACGAATACGGAACCGCCCCGCAGGATCGCTTAATGCAAG ATGATGAAGACGAGGAGATTTCAGAGAATGAGACGCAgaaggtgaagaagaagaagaaggccaaGAAGAGTCGGGAGAGTAAAGGCAGCAAGCGGCGCTCGCGTCGAGAG GAGCTTCCCATCAGCTCTCCGGAGCACATGGACGTGGCCAGGGCCGACGACGAGGCGGACGGCGGCCATGCTCAGCGCTCAGACAGCGAGGGCAGCGACTACACGCCGGGacgcaagaagaagaagcgggCCAGCAGCGGCAAGGAGAAGAAGCGCGGCGGAGCCGGCTCCGAACGCAGCTCATCCAAAAAGAAGGAACCCGAaccagaagaagaagatgaggatgacgatgatgatttcTCA GAGCCCAAATCGTCCTCCCAACTACTGGAAAACTGGGGCATGGAGGACATTGATCACATCTTCACCGAGGAGGACTATCGCTCTCTCACCAACTACAAGGCCTTCAGTCAGTTTGTCAG GCCGCTCATTGCCGCCAAGAATCCCAAAATCGCCGTGTCCAAGATGATGATGGTTCTGGGCGCCAAGTGGCGGGAGTTCAGCACCAACAATCCCTTGAGGGGAGCGGCGGCCGCCAACGCCGCCCTGGCCACAGCAAACGTGCCTGCCGCCGTGAACAACATGGTGGCCGAGGCTGCCCCGCCCCCCGCGCCTGCCCCACTGCCGTCAGAGCCCCAGCAGCCTCCCGCGCCTCCTCTTCGCAAGGCCAAGACCAAAGAGGGCAAAG GTCCCAACGCCCGCAAGAAGTCGAAAGCTACTCAGAAGCCGCAAGACAAGAAGAACAATGCAAAGACCAAGAAAGTGGCTCCTCTGAAAATCAAGCTGGGAGGCTTCAACAGCAAGAGGAAGCGCTCATCG AGTGAGGAGGACGAGCCCGATGTGGACAGCGACTTTGAGGACGGCAGCATGAACAGCGTCTCTGTCTCGGAAGGCTCCAACAGCCGCAGCAGTCGCAACAAAAAGAAGCCTTCGTCCAAGGCCAAGCCCAAGAGGAAGAAAG CCGAGGATGCGGATGGTTATGAGACGGACCACCAGGACTACTGCGAGGTGTGTCAGCAGGGTGGCGAGATCATCCTATGCGACACGTGTCCCAGGGCCTACCACATGGTCTGCCTGGACCCCGACATGGAGAAAGCCCCTGAGGGCACCTGGAGCTGCCCGCACTGC GAGAAGGAGGGCATCCAATGGGAGGCGAGGGAGGAGCCGTCGGAAGGCGAGGAGGACAACGGCGATGCCGGGGAGACGGAGGAAGACGACCACCACATGGAGTTCTGCAGGGTGTGCAAAGACGGCGGCGAGCTTCTTTGCTGCGACTCCTGCCCGTCGTCCTACCACATCCACTGCCTCAACCCGCCTCTGCCCGAGATCCCCAACGGCGAGTGGATCTGCCCACGCTGCCTG TGCCCCCCGATGAAGGGGAAGGTCCAGAAGATCCTGACGTGGCAGTGGGGAGAACCTCCGCCCCCGACGCCTGTACCCCGCCCACCGGACCTCCCGGCGGACGCACCCGACCCCGCCCCGCTGGCAGGGCGGCCTGAGCGAGAATTCTTCGCCAAATGGTACAATATGTCCTACTGGCACTGCTCTTGGGTCACTGAGCTGCAG CTGGAGCTCCACTGTCAGGTGATGTTCCGGAACTACCAGAGGAAGAACGACATGGACGAGCCGCCGCCTATCGACTTTGGCGACGGGGAGGAAGACAAAAGCGACAAGAGGAAGAACAAGGACCCCATGTATGCGCAGCTGGATGAGAAGTTCCTCCGATTTGGGATCAAAATGGAGTGGCTGATGATCCACCGCATCCTCAACCACAg TGTGGACCGCAAGAATAACGTGCACTACCTGATCAAGTGGCGGGAGCTGGCGTACGACCAGGCCACATGGGAGGCGGATGACATGGACGttccagagtttgacaccttcaAGCTGCAGTACTGGAACCACAG AGAACTGATGATGGGTGACGATGGCAAACCCGGAAAGAAGATCAAGGTGAAAGGACGTGTCAAGCGTCTGGACAGACCGCCAGAGAACCCCGTTGTTGAT CCCACCATCAAGTTCGATCGTCAACCCGAGTACCTGGACAGCACGGGCGGGACGCTGCACCCCTACCAGCTGGAGGGCCTCAACTGGCTGCGCTTTTCATGGGCGCAAGGAACCGACACCATCTTGGCCGACGAGATGGGACTGGGCAAGACTGTCCAGACGGCAGTCTTCCTATACTCGCTGTACAAAGAG GGTCACTCCAAGGGTCCCTTCCTGGTCAGTGCGCCGCTCTCCACCATCATCAATTGGGAGAGGGAGTTTGAGATGTGGGCGCCCGACATGTACGTGGTGACGTACGTTGGCGACAAAGACAGCAGGGCCGTCATCCGAGAGAACGAGTTCTCCTTCGAGGATAACGCAATCCGGGGAGGGAAGAAAGCGTCCAGGATGAAG AAAGACTCGTCCATCAAGTTCCACGTCCTGCTGACTTCGTACGAGTTAATAACCATCGACATGGCCATCCTGGGCTCCATCGACTGGGCCTGTTTGGTGGTGGACGAGGCCCACAGGCTGAAGAACAACCAGTCCAAG TTTTTCCGCGTGCTGAACAACTACCCCCTGCAACACAAACTGCTGCTCACCGGAACGCCGCTGCAAAACAACCTGGAGGAGCTTTTCCACCTGCTCAATTTCCTCACGCCTGAGAGGTTCAG CAACCTGGAGGGCTTCCTGGAGGAGTTTGCTGACATCGCCAAAGAGGACCAAATCAAGAAGCTGCACGACATGCTGGGGCCGCACATGCTCAGGAGGCTCAAGGCCGACGTCTTCAAGCACATGCCCTCCAAGACCGAGCTCATTCTGCGGGTGGAGCTCAGCCCGCAGCAGAA GAAGTACTACAAGTTCATCCTGACCAGGAACTTTGAAGCTCTCAACACCAAAGGAGGTGGCAACCAGGTGTCACTGCTCAACGTGGTCATGGACCTCAAGAAGTGCTGCAACCACCCTTTCCTCTTCCCCGGAGCCGCAATG GAAGCTCCCAAGCTGCCCAACGGGATGTACGACGGCAGCTCGCTCATCAAGGCTGCCGGCAAGCTGATGTTGCTGCAGAAGATGATGAGGAAATTGAAAGAAGGAGGACACAGAGTGCTCATCTTCTCGCAG ATGACCAAGATGTTGGACCTCCTGGAGGACTTCCTGGAGAACGAAGGCTACAAGTACGAACGCATTGACGGCAGCATCACGGGAGGAATGAGACAGGAAGCCATCGACCGCTTCAACG CTCCcggcgctcagcagtttgcctTCCTGCTGTCCACGAGGGCTGGAGGGCTTGGCATCAATCTGGCCACCGCCGACACAGTCATCATCTACGACTCGGACTGGAATCCTCACAATGACATTCAG GCTTTCAGCAGAGCTCATCGAATCGGTCAGAACAAAAAAGTGATGATCTACCGTTTCGTCACCAAGGCCTCGGTGGAGGAGAGGATCACGCAG GTTGCCAAGAAGAAAATGATGCTCACCCACCTGGTCGTCCGACCTGGCCTCGGCTCCAAGACGGGCTCGATGTCCAAGCAGGAACTGGATGACATTCTCAAGTTTGGGACAGAGGAACTCTTCAAAGACGAGGGCGAGG GTGAGAACAAGGAAGATGACAGCAGCGTCATCCACTACGATGACAAGGCCATCGACCGGCTGCTGGACAGAAACCAGGACGCCACTGACGACACGGAGCTGCAGAGCATGAACGAGTACCTGAGCTCCTTCAAGGTGGCGCAGTATGTGGTGAaagacgaggacgaggag gaggaggaggtgcaGCGCGAGATCATCAAGCAGGAGGAGAGCGTGGATCCCGACTACTGGGAGAAGTTGTTGCGCCACCATTacgagcagcagcaggaggactTGGCCCGCAATCTGGGCAAAGGCAAGCGCATCCGCAAGCAGGTCAACTACAACGACGGCTCGCAGGAGGACAGAG CTGATTGGCAGGATGACCAGTCTGACGGCCAATCGGATTACTCTGTGGCATCCGAGGAGGGAGATGAGGACTTTGACGAGCGATCGGAAG CCAATTCGCGCAGACCGAGCAGGAAGGGCCTGAGGAATGACAAAGACAAGCCGCTGCCCCCCCTGCTGGCCAGGGTGGGCGGCAACATCGAG GTGCTGGGCTTCAACTCCCGGCAGAGGAAGGCTTTCCTGAACGCCGTGATGCGGTATGGCATGCCGCCGCAGGACGCCTTCACCACACAGTGGTTGGTCCGAGACCTGCGAGGGAAATCTGAGAAAGAATTCAA AGCCTACGTGTCCCTGTTCATGCGACACCTCTGCGAGCCCGGAGCCGACGGCGCGGAGACCTTTGCCGACGGCGTCCCCAGGGAAGGGTTGTCGCGGCAACACGTGCTAACCCGCATCGGCGTCATGTCGCTCATCCGTAAAAAG GTGCAGGAGTTCGAGCATGTCAACGGCCAGTGGTCGCTGCCGTGGATGGCAGAGCTTGAGGAAAACAAGCGGGCCGCTCAGCCCGACTCGCCGGGGAAAACGCCATCCACGGGAACGCCGGCTGACACGCAGCCCAACACGCCTGCTCCTG TTGACGAGTCAAAAAGCGATGAGGTCATCAGGGACTGCGACAAAGACGTGAAGAAAGATGGCGAGGCAGACAAGAACGGCAAAGACACCACCAAAAACACCAGCGAG GTCATCTCCATCCCCGATGACGACGACAAGAGTCCGGCGGAGGAGAAGAAGGCCGAGGAGCCCACGGAAACGAGCAAAGCCACCAACGGGGAAGCCGATGACGTCAAGGACGGCAACAAGAGTCCCGAAGGCCAAGCCGACTCCGCGTCACCTTCGGAGGCCAAAATCGAGGGCGCCGAGTCCAAAAGTCAAGACTCTGTCAGCAAAG AAGAGAAGCCAGAGAAGATGGACACGACGCCGCCCGTAGACGACAAGAAAG caGCTGCTGCCAAAGACGAGAAGGAGGCTCCCAAAGCCGAGGAGCCCAGCAAACTGCTGAACGGCGACGGCAGCAAGGAGAGCGCCGCCGCCATTGAGGAAAAGAAGAAGGTCAAAGGTCGCTTCATGTTCAACATCGCCGACGGAGGATTCACGG AACTTCACTCGCTCTGGCAGAACGAGGAGCGCGCCGCCACAGTGACCAAGAAGACCAACGAGATTTGGCACCGTCGCCATGACTACTGGCTGCTGGCCGGAATCATCCA ACACGGCTACGCTCGCTGGCAGGACATCCAGAACGACGTCAAGTTCGCCATCCTCAACGAGCCTTTCAAAGGAGAGATGAACCGGGGCAACTTCCTGGAAATCAAGAACAAGTTCCTGGCCAGGAGGTTCAAG CTCCTGGAGCAGGCGCTGGTGATCGAGGAGCAGCTCCGGCGCGCCGCCTACCTCAACATGTCGGAGGACCCGTCGCACCCGTCCATGGCGCTCAACACACGCTTCAGCGAGGTGGAGTGTCTGGCTGAGTCGCACCAGCACCTCAGCAAAGAGTCCATGTCGGGGAACAAGCCGGCCAACGCCGTCTTGCACAAAG